A stretch of [Clostridium] scindens DNA encodes these proteins:
- a CDS encoding electron transfer flavoprotein subunit beta/FixA family protein, with the protein MKIAVCVKQVPDTNEVKINQETGTLIREGVPSIINPDDKNALEAALALKEEEEARVTVLSMGPPQAKAALKEALAMGADEAWLVSDRAFGGSDTWATATIMAAAIEKTGPYDAIFCGRQAIDGDTAQVGPEIAEFLGIPQITYVKEIKMGPGGFEVIRHTETGSYRMAVKGPVLFTAIKELNQPRYPKISSIFKYYDGEDVIGTLALDDLDIDHTQIGLKGSPTNVFRSFVPIKEKHTEMMEGLNGKEKAVMLVDKLSSLKLI; encoded by the coding sequence ATGAAGATAGCAGTATGCGTTAAGCAGGTACCGGATACCAACGAAGTTAAGATTAACCAGGAAACTGGCACGCTGATCCGGGAAGGAGTTCCGAGCATTATCAACCCGGATGATAAGAATGCCCTTGAAGCAGCCCTGGCACTAAAGGAAGAAGAGGAAGCCCGTGTAACCGTCCTTAGCATGGGGCCGCCGCAAGCGAAAGCCGCGCTAAAAGAGGCGCTGGCGATGGGAGCGGATGAGGCATGGCTGGTATCGGATCGGGCCTTTGGAGGATCCGACACATGGGCGACGGCGACGATCATGGCAGCAGCCATAGAAAAGACGGGGCCATACGATGCAATATTCTGCGGACGGCAGGCGATCGACGGGGATACAGCCCAAGTAGGGCCGGAAATCGCTGAATTTCTGGGAATTCCGCAGATTACATATGTAAAAGAAATAAAGATGGGCCCCGGGGGATTTGAAGTTATCAGGCATACAGAGACTGGCAGTTATCGGATGGCAGTCAAAGGGCCGGTTCTTTTTACGGCGATCAAGGAATTGAACCAGCCTAGGTATCCTAAGATTAGCAGTATATTCAAATATTATGATGGAGAGGATGTGATTGGCACGCTGGCGCTTGATGATTTGGATATAGATCACACCCAGATCGGGCTGAAAGGCTCTCCGACCAATGTATTCCGGTCATTTGTACCCATAAAGGAGAAGCATACAGAGATGATGGAAGGGCTAAACGGGAAAGAGAAGGCGGTTATGCTTGTAGATAAACTTTCAAGCCTGAAACTGATATAG
- a CDS encoding GntR family transcriptional regulator: MSISNTKTSKKELAYIQIKNSIMNNEFTSDTSLTEAFLCERFGFSRTPVREALQRLASEGFVSFYPDKGFFVAQLSLEDFLQIYEMREALEGMGARLCTMRITAAELKNLSSLLDQCIDSYNKNDLVKAMEYDMEFHRLIIHASKNSRMEATIKNLIELSNCIVVKADREITSQSIEEHRVLLEAIQNSNEALAEELMRKHVVTSKKYHFNRYYMGEYN, from the coding sequence ATGTCAATCAGCAATACGAAGACATCTAAAAAAGAATTAGCTTACATACAGATCAAGAATTCCATTATGAACAATGAATTTACTTCGGATACCTCGCTGACTGAAGCCTTTTTATGCGAGCGCTTCGGCTTTAGCAGAACTCCGGTCCGGGAAGCTTTGCAGCGTCTTGCCAGCGAAGGATTCGTTTCCTTTTATCCTGACAAGGGCTTTTTCGTTGCCCAGTTAAGCCTGGAAGATTTCCTGCAGATATATGAGATGAGGGAGGCCTTGGAGGGAATGGGCGCCCGTCTTTGCACTATGAGAATTACAGCAGCCGAACTAAAGAATCTGTCCAGCCTGCTCGACCAGTGCATCGATAGTTATAATAAAAATGATCTCGTAAAAGCCATGGAATATGACATGGAATTTCACCGCCTAATCATACACGCTTCCAAGAACAGTCGCATGGAGGCGACCATCAAGAACCTGATCGAGTTAAGCAATTGCATCGTAGTAAAAGCGGATCGCGAGATCACCAGCCAGTCCATAGAGGAACACAGAGTCCTGCTGGAAGCTATTCAGAATAGTAATGAAGCGCTGGCAGAAGAATTGATGCGAAAGCATGTTGTTACTTCTAAGAAATATCATTTTAACCGTTATTATATGGGAGAATATAATTAA
- a CDS encoding electron transfer flavoprotein subunit alpha/FixB family protein: protein MARAKVNQDINLDEYQDIWVIGEQREGKLHPVTLELIGEGRKLADEAGKKLYVAVPGYDIDEEIAKLLHYHVDGIFYLKHPLLKHFSTEGYAKAISDAILQQKPEIVLVGATSIGRDVGPRIAARIGTGLTADCTRLEIDKEDGKLLMTRPAFGGNLMATIICPRNRPQMSTVRPGVMEKAKSSPEAYGKILELTPELEASDIRVELLEIMKEKKKAVNLTEAEIIVSGGRGVKSPEGFGLIRALAEKLGGEVGSSRAAVDAGWIDASHQVGQTGTTVRPGLYIACGISGAIQHLAGMEESKYIVAINKDAAAPIFKVCDFGIVGDLNEVIPAMIEAIDTKEEVVI from the coding sequence ATGGCAAGAGCAAAAGTGAATCAAGACATTAATCTGGACGAATATCAGGATATCTGGGTGATTGGCGAGCAAAGAGAAGGAAAACTTCATCCGGTTACGCTTGAACTGATAGGAGAAGGAAGAAAACTGGCGGATGAGGCCGGGAAAAAATTGTATGTGGCGGTACCAGGATATGACATTGATGAAGAAATAGCAAAACTACTCCATTATCACGTAGATGGCATCTTTTATCTGAAGCATCCGCTGTTAAAGCATTTCTCCACGGAGGGATATGCGAAGGCTATCTCGGATGCGATTCTTCAGCAAAAGCCGGAGATCGTGCTTGTTGGGGCCACTAGTATTGGAAGGGATGTGGGACCCAGAATAGCGGCGCGAATCGGGACGGGACTGACTGCTGACTGCACCAGATTAGAAATTGACAAAGAGGATGGAAAGTTATTAATGACAAGACCGGCTTTTGGAGGCAACTTAATGGCAACCATCATATGTCCAAGGAATCGTCCGCAGATGTCTACCGTGCGGCCCGGCGTAATGGAAAAAGCAAAGAGCAGCCCGGAAGCATACGGAAAGATCCTGGAACTTACCCCCGAATTGGAAGCCAGTGATATCCGGGTAGAACTGCTGGAAATCATGAAAGAAAAGAAGAAGGCGGTGAACTTGACAGAGGCAGAAATTATCGTATCCGGCGGCCGGGGCGTAAAAAGTCCGGAAGGATTTGGGCTGATTCGGGCCTTGGCGGAGAAACTGGGTGGAGAAGTAGGATCCTCCAGGGCAGCCGTGGACGCAGGCTGGATTGATGCCAGCCATCAGGTCGGGCAGACAGGCACTACAGTTAGGCCCGGGCTCTACATTGCCTGCGGCATCTCTGGCGCGATCCAGCATCTGGCTGGCATGGAGGAATCAAAGTACATTGTTGCAATTAATAAGGATGCGGCCGCTCCTATCTTTAAAGTGTGTGATTTTGGAATTGTGGGAGATCTTAATGAAGTAATCCCGGCGATGATAGAAGCCATTGATACAAAAGAGGAAGTAGTTATCTAG
- a CDS encoding biotin transporter BioY → MNSINTTNTTNAAGKSSPRRLVLIAMMTAITCILAPLSIPIPVSPVPISLTNLVLLISVYILGWKDASISFIIYLLLGLAGLPVFSGFSGGLGKIAGPTGGYLAGFIFMTVIAGLAVDIFSGKRLPAVIGMALGTAVAYAFGTAWLAIQMDLTFISALSIGVLPYLAGDTLKIILAVIAGPMLKKRLRPLNF, encoded by the coding sequence ATGAACAGCATTAATACTACAAACACTACAAACGCAGCTGGCAAATCTTCTCCACGCAGGCTGGTACTGATCGCAATGATGACCGCCATTACCTGCATCCTTGCCCCATTATCCATACCAATCCCCGTAAGCCCTGTACCAATCAGCCTTACCAATCTGGTATTGCTGATAAGCGTATACATCCTGGGCTGGAAGGATGCCAGCATCAGCTTCATCATCTATCTCCTTCTTGGCCTGGCCGGGCTTCCTGTATTTTCCGGCTTTTCCGGCGGATTAGGAAAGATCGCCGGTCCCACCGGCGGATACCTGGCGGGCTTTATCTTCATGACTGTGATCGCTGGCCTGGCCGTGGATATCTTTTCCGGGAAGCGCCTTCCCGCAGTCATCGGCATGGCACTGGGGACTGCCGTGGCCTATGCGTTTGGGACTGCCTGGCTTGCCATCCAGATGGATCTCACATTCATCTCTGCACTCTCTATCGGCGTACTTCCCTATCTGGCCGGAGATACGCTGAAGATTATATTGGCCGTAATCGCCGGCCCCATGCTAAAGAAAAGGCTGCGCCCCTTAAATTTTTAA
- a CDS encoding hydratase encodes MVKLFDKGVYLLNGTEIAKSAEEAKAKTGQEVSQEEAARNTMAYRILEAHNTSGNMERLQIKFDKLTSHDITFVGIIQTARASGLEKFPIPYVLTNCHNSLCAVGGTINEDDHMFGLTCAKKYGGVYVPPHQAVIHQYAREMLSGGGKMILGSDSHTRYGALGTMAMGEGGPELVKQLLNKTYDIKMPGVVGIYLDGEPSVGVGPQDVALAIIGATFGNGYVNNKVMEFVGPGVSKLSADFRIGIDVMTTETTCLSSIWRTDEKIKEFYDIHGRVEEYRELNPGAITYYDDMVYVNLSEIKPMIAMPFHPSNVYTIDEVNANLKDMLHDVEQKALVSLDKAVDYTLQDKIVDGKLYVEQGIIAGCAGGGFENICAAADIIKGRYIGADEFTFSVYPASTPIYMELVKNGAVATLMEAGTIVKTAFCGPCFGAGDTPANNAFSIRHSTRNFPNREGSKLQSGQIASVALMDARSIAATAANKGFLTPATAMDVEYVGRKYHFDKNIYANRVFDSKGEADPTVEIKFGPNIKDWPQMPALPENLVLKVVSEIHDPVTTTDELIPSGETSSYRSNPLGLAEFALSRKDPAYVGRAKEVQKAQKAIEAGQCPLEVLDELKPVMDKIRKAYPEAGEGNLGVGSTIFAVKPGDGSAREQAASCQKVLGGWANIANEYATKRYRSNLINWGMLPFVTKEEHESLSFKNGDYLFVPDIRKAVEEKAADIKAYVVGEDLKEIHLQLGDMTDAEREIILKGCLINYYRD; translated from the coding sequence ATGGTGAAACTGTTTGACAAAGGAGTCTATCTGTTAAATGGAACAGAGATCGCTAAAAGCGCCGAAGAGGCAAAGGCAAAGACCGGGCAGGAAGTATCCCAGGAAGAGGCAGCCAGAAATACGATGGCATACAGGATCCTTGAAGCCCACAATACGTCAGGGAACATGGAGAGGCTTCAGATTAAATTTGATAAGCTGACTTCCCATGACATTACGTTTGTAGGAATCATCCAGACAGCAAGGGCGTCTGGCCTTGAGAAGTTCCCCATTCCTTATGTCTTGACAAACTGCCACAATTCTCTGTGCGCGGTCGGCGGCACGATCAATGAAGATGACCATATGTTTGGCCTTACCTGTGCCAAGAAGTATGGCGGCGTATATGTGCCGCCTCATCAGGCAGTCATTCACCAATATGCCCGCGAGATGCTTTCAGGCGGCGGAAAGATGATACTTGGCTCCGACAGCCATACCCGCTATGGCGCATTGGGCACCATGGCTATGGGAGAGGGAGGGCCGGAACTGGTAAAGCAGCTCCTGAATAAGACCTATGATATCAAGATGCCGGGCGTGGTGGGAATCTACCTTGATGGCGAGCCGTCAGTAGGCGTAGGCCCGCAGGACGTGGCGCTTGCGATCATCGGGGCGACTTTTGGAAATGGCTATGTGAACAATAAGGTTATGGAGTTCGTAGGACCGGGAGTCTCCAAATTAAGCGCCGACTTCCGTATCGGCATAGATGTTATGACAACGGAGACCACCTGTCTGTCTTCGATCTGGCGGACGGACGAGAAGATTAAGGAATTCTATGACATCCACGGAAGAGTGGAAGAGTATCGGGAACTGAATCCGGGAGCCATTACATATTATGATGACATGGTATACGTGAACTTAAGCGAGATCAAGCCAATGATCGCGATGCCATTCCACCCGTCCAACGTCTACACCATCGATGAGGTAAACGCCAACCTTAAGGATATGCTTCATGACGTGGAGCAAAAAGCGCTGGTAAGCCTGGATAAAGCGGTAGACTATACGCTTCAGGATAAGATCGTGGATGGCAAATTGTATGTAGAGCAGGGAATCATCGCAGGCTGCGCAGGCGGTGGATTTGAGAATATCTGTGCGGCGGCGGATATCATCAAGGGACGCTACATCGGCGCGGATGAGTTCACATTCAGCGTATATCCGGCAAGCACCCCGATTTATATGGAACTGGTGAAGAACGGAGCAGTTGCAACCTTGATGGAGGCAGGAACCATTGTTAAGACGGCATTCTGCGGACCGTGTTTTGGCGCCGGGGATACGCCTGCCAATAATGCGTTCTCCATCCGCCACTCGACAAGAAACTTCCCGAACAGAGAAGGCTCTAAGCTCCAGAGCGGACAGATTGCTTCCGTGGCTCTTATGGATGCCCGCTCTATTGCGGCGACGGCTGCAAACAAGGGATTCCTTACCCCTGCTACAGCAATGGATGTGGAGTACGTGGGGCGGAAATATCATTTTGATAAGAACATCTATGCGAACCGTGTCTTTGACAGCAAGGGTGAGGCAGACCCGACCGTGGAGATCAAGTTCGGGCCGAATATCAAGGACTGGCCGCAGATGCCTGCGCTGCCGGAGAATTTGGTGCTGAAGGTTGTCTCAGAGATTCATGACCCGGTAACCACGACGGATGAACTGATCCCGTCAGGCGAGACGTCTTCCTATCGTTCCAATCCGCTGGGACTGGCCGAATTTGCACTATCCAGGAAAGACCCGGCGTATGTGGGACGAGCCAAAGAAGTGCAGAAAGCGCAGAAAGCGATTGAGGCAGGACAGTGCCCGCTGGAAGTGCTGGACGAATTAAAGCCAGTTATGGACAAGATACGCAAGGCCTATCCGGAGGCGGGCGAAGGCAACCTGGGAGTAGGAAGCACTATATTCGCAGTGAAGCCTGGAGACGGCTCCGCCAGGGAGCAGGCGGCGTCCTGCCAGAAAGTGCTGGGAGGATGGGCGAATATTGCCAATGAGTACGCTACCAAGAGATACCGCTCGAATCTGATCAACTGGGGCATGCTTCCATTTGTTACCAAAGAGGAACATGAGAGCCTCAGCTTCAAGAATGGAGACTATCTGTTCGTGCCGGATATCAGAAAGGCAGTGGAAGAGAAGGCGGCGGATATTAAGGCTTACGTGGTAGGGGAAGACCTGAAGGAAATCCATCTGCAGCTGGGCGATATGACGGATGCGGAAAGGGAGATTATCCTGAAGGGCTGCCTGATCAATTACTACAGAGACTAA
- a CDS encoding NAD(P)-dependent oxidoreductase: MEKIAFIGAGIMGKWMIRNLMRNGYEMTVYDVRSEAVEDLVEEGAFYRGSLADTVKKQDAVITMVTTPAVVEALYLGKGGIIENADEGTYLVDMTTTEPSLEKIIFQKAKERGLHFMDAPVTGGDTGARDGILSILAGGEEEDCEACRKVLSCMGSNINYQGPIGSGQHTKMANQILLAGILAGMAESVAYAKAHDLNTDAYYRAVSTGAAASRQLDINGPKMLEGDFSAGFFIKHFVKDMRIAAKEADAISLDLPVLKDILHEYERLADAGLNEAGMQALLKYYE, encoded by the coding sequence ATGGAGAAAATAGCATTTATTGGTGCGGGAATCATGGGTAAATGGATGATTCGCAATCTGATGCGAAATGGATATGAGATGACGGTATATGATGTAAGAAGCGAGGCGGTAGAAGATCTGGTGGAGGAAGGAGCCTTTTACAGGGGCAGCCTGGCAGATACCGTGAAGAAGCAGGATGCAGTTATCACGATGGTGACGACTCCGGCTGTTGTGGAGGCGCTATATCTGGGGAAAGGCGGAATCATAGAGAATGCGGATGAAGGAACGTATCTGGTTGATATGACCACTACGGAGCCAAGCCTTGAAAAAATCATCTTCCAAAAGGCGAAGGAACGGGGCCTTCATTTTATGGACGCGCCAGTAACCGGCGGAGATACGGGAGCCAGAGATGGAATTCTGTCGATTCTGGCAGGCGGCGAAGAAGAGGACTGCGAAGCGTGTCGCAAGGTGCTTTCCTGCATGGGCTCCAATATAAACTATCAGGGTCCGATTGGAAGTGGCCAGCATACAAAGATGGCAAACCAGATTCTGCTTGCGGGCATACTGGCCGGCATGGCCGAGTCGGTGGCGTACGCCAAAGCCCATGACCTGAATACGGATGCCTATTACAGGGCCGTATCTACAGGCGCGGCTGCCAGCAGGCAATTGGATATTAATGGTCCGAAGATGCTGGAGGGAGACTTTAGCGCCGGGTTCTTTATAAAGCATTTTGTAAAGGATATGCGCATTGCTGCTAAAGAAGCAGATGCGATCTCGCTCGACCTGCCGGTTCTTAAAGATATTCTACATGAATATGAGAGGCTGGCGGATGCGGGCCTTAACGAGGCTGGCATGCAGGCGCTTTTGAAATACTACGAATAG
- a CDS encoding beta-propeller domain-containing protein, producing the protein MDRKEQEIMDRIKDRAEEIKAPDSLSPDHVKEMLEGKKQKKRLRPYQVTALAAACLAVVIAGAVWGSRDGASDKSKPPGSGSNQISDSRQIASADSYDEIYEYIERYQKEVGTKEFVTSDSEAKTMESAAQDSAAGNASASPNAGARASDAGAAHGESAGYSQTNVRQKGVDEGDVVKTDGKYLYVLKDSRQEVSIVKADGKDMEEIGSIKADDASQIQEIYLQPDSGKLVLVCSRFDALEDEDYPSGRGFYNTQSVEAITYDVRDASETREEGRVTQSGNYSSSRMADGCLYLFSEFYTGQELRKSEPGTFVPQVNGKVIANDDIYLPPVPQANMYEVITSVDLNHPGETKDSKAIFSKGGQAYVSNENIYFYETQWGYPKGDTTTVRKVAYKNGELKAIAQGKFDGYLKDSFCIDEYEGNLRVVTTKGDDNSVYVLDKNLEVIGSIEGLAEDEQVYSARFMGDTGYFVTFRQMDPLFSVDLSDPKKPKILGALKIPGFSEYLHFYGEDRLLGIGMNVDEKAQSTDGVKLTMFDISDKADVKEADTYVLKNVYSTDVSYDYKAALVDQERNLIGFAGYTQGGQHYYLFSYDDSSGFACNMDEEINGNGAQGARGVYIKEVLYVVQGNIIEAYSLEDYKKIGDIIL; encoded by the coding sequence ATGGATAGAAAAGAGCAGGAGATCATGGATAGAATCAAGGACCGGGCAGAAGAGATTAAGGCTCCGGACAGTTTGAGCCCGGATCATGTTAAGGAGATGCTGGAAGGCAAGAAGCAGAAAAAGCGGCTGCGTCCATACCAGGTGACAGCGCTGGCGGCAGCTTGTCTGGCTGTCGTGATTGCGGGAGCCGTATGGGGAAGTCGGGATGGGGCTTCTGATAAAAGCAAGCCACCAGGCTCCGGAAGCAATCAAATCAGCGACAGCAGGCAGATTGCCAGCGCGGATAGTTATGATGAGATCTACGAGTATATTGAGAGATACCAGAAGGAGGTGGGGACGAAGGAATTCGTCACATCGGACTCAGAGGCCAAGACGATGGAAAGCGCGGCACAAGACAGCGCGGCAGGAAATGCGTCCGCATCGCCGAATGCCGGAGCCAGGGCATCAGATGCGGGCGCAGCCCATGGAGAAAGCGCCGGATACTCTCAGACCAATGTGAGACAGAAAGGCGTTGACGAAGGCGATGTGGTTAAGACGGATGGAAAATATCTGTATGTGCTGAAAGACAGCAGGCAGGAAGTGTCGATCGTAAAAGCAGATGGCAAGGATATGGAAGAGATCGGCTCTATTAAGGCTGACGACGCATCCCAGATCCAGGAGATTTATCTGCAGCCAGATTCCGGAAAACTGGTATTGGTCTGCAGCAGATTCGATGCTTTAGAAGATGAGGACTATCCTTCCGGCAGAGGCTTTTATAATACGCAATCTGTGGAAGCCATCACCTATGATGTCCGGGACGCTTCAGAGACCCGGGAGGAGGGGAGGGTGACCCAGAGCGGGAACTATAGTTCTTCAAGAATGGCGGATGGATGCTTGTACTTGTTCAGCGAATTCTATACGGGCCAGGAACTGAGAAAGAGCGAGCCCGGGACATTCGTCCCCCAGGTGAATGGAAAGGTTATAGCGAATGACGACATCTATCTGCCTCCGGTGCCGCAGGCAAACATGTATGAAGTGATTACATCCGTTGATCTTAACCATCCGGGGGAGACAAAGGATAGCAAGGCGATCTTCTCCAAGGGAGGCCAGGCATATGTCAGCAACGAGAATATCTATTTCTACGAGACACAGTGGGGATATCCGAAGGGAGATACTACGACGGTCCGTAAAGTAGCCTACAAAAACGGAGAACTAAAGGCGATCGCCCAGGGCAAGTTTGACGGCTACCTGAAGGATTCCTTCTGTATCGATGAATACGAAGGAAATCTGCGCGTGGTCACGACAAAAGGCGATGATAACAGCGTCTATGTGCTGGATAAGAACCTGGAAGTCATAGGCTCCATTGAAGGCCTGGCAGAAGATGAGCAGGTATATTCCGCCAGATTCATGGGCGATACGGGATATTTCGTGACATTCAGACAGATGGATCCGCTCTTTAGCGTGGACTTGTCTGATCCGAAGAAGCCTAAGATTCTGGGGGCGCTGAAGATTCCGGGCTTTTCAGAGTATCTCCATTTCTACGGCGAAGACAGGCTGCTTGGGATTGGAATGAACGTGGATGAAAAGGCCCAGTCAACGGATGGAGTCAAATTGACGATGTTCGACATTTCCGATAAAGCGGATGTAAAAGAGGCAGACACCTACGTGCTGAAAAATGTATATAGCACGGATGTGTCGTACGATTATAAGGCGGCGCTGGTTGACCAGGAACGCAATCTGATCGGATTTGCCGGATACACGCAGGGAGGCCAGCACTATTATCTGTTTTCTTACGACGACAGCAGCGGCTTTGCCTGTAATATGGATGAGGAGATTAACGGAAATGGAGCGCAGGGCGCCAGAGGCGTGTACATTAAGGAGGTACTGTATGTGGTGCAGGGCAATATCATAGAGGCATATAGCCTGGAGGATTATAAGAAGATCGGAGATATTATTCTCTAA
- a CDS encoding PucR family transcriptional regulator codes for MLSNQILHKTVQDIKRITGLECGVWDMDAKCLVMTSERMLGLEKEVASFCRKALKEPEQAEDAAAGLFLVCDEDEPAYILALMGQDPQMSIAGKMGASQLANLLYAYKERMDKNRFIQNLILDNMLLVDVYNQAKKMKIPTELKRTVFLIEAKNEGESLILETLKGLYATGTKDFVTAVDERHVILVKALENTDGYGQLNQIAKVLVDTLNMEAMVSVRVSYGTIVDELKEVSRSYKEADMALEVGRVFYVDKNILAYNELGIGRLIHQLPASLCEMFLKEVFDGDVAGQFEEEELTTVYTFFDNNLNISETARQLYVHRNTLVYRLEKIQKKTGLDVRVFEDALTFKIAMMVADHMKYMND; via the coding sequence TTGTTATCGAATCAGATATTGCATAAAACTGTACAGGATATAAAGCGTATTACAGGGCTTGAGTGCGGCGTCTGGGATATGGATGCCAAATGTCTTGTAATGACCAGCGAAAGGATGCTGGGGCTGGAAAAAGAGGTGGCCTCTTTCTGCCGGAAGGCGCTTAAAGAGCCAGAACAGGCGGAGGACGCCGCCGCCGGGCTGTTCCTTGTATGCGACGAAGACGAGCCGGCCTATATACTGGCGCTGATGGGGCAGGATCCCCAGATGTCCATAGCGGGAAAGATGGGAGCCAGCCAGCTTGCCAACCTTCTGTATGCATATAAGGAGAGAATGGATAAGAACCGTTTTATCCAGAACCTTATTCTGGATAATATGCTGCTGGTAGATGTATATAACCAGGCGAAGAAGATGAAGATTCCGACAGAACTTAAACGGACGGTATTTCTGATCGAGGCCAAGAATGAGGGCGAGAGCCTGATTCTGGAGACGCTTAAGGGGCTATATGCCACTGGCACTAAGGATTTTGTGACAGCCGTTGACGAGAGGCATGTAATCCTGGTAAAGGCCCTTGAGAATACGGATGGCTATGGACAGTTGAACCAGATAGCGAAAGTGCTTGTGGATACGCTGAATATGGAAGCCATGGTAAGCGTCCGGGTATCTTACGGAACCATCGTGGATGAGTTAAAAGAGGTATCCAGATCCTACAAAGAGGCAGATATGGCGCTTGAGGTGGGAAGAGTGTTCTATGTGGATAAAAACATTCTGGCATACAATGAACTGGGAATCGGGCGGCTGATCCATCAGCTCCCGGCGTCCCTGTGCGAGATGTTTTTAAAAGAGGTGTTTGACGGGGATGTGGCCGGCCAGTTCGAGGAGGAAGAACTGACGACGGTATATACATTCTTTGACAATAACCTGAATATATCCGAGACTGCGAGGCAGTTGTACGTGCACCGCAATACGCTGGTGTACAGGCTGGAGAAGATCCAGAAGAAGACAGGACTGGATGTCCGCGTGTTTGAGGATGCGCTGACATTCAAGATTGCCATGATGGTAGCAGATCACATGAAGTATATGAATGATTAG
- a CDS encoding RNA polymerase sigma factor has translation MRCNAETFAQMYEAVYLDLYRFAVCMMRDRQEAEDAVSEAVVAAYENIGKLRSRDAFKNWIFTILANICRKKLKKASRKMEQSGEAFTLFASEEPDYSEMIDVRKAFFVLSDEEQEIVGLSVFAGYNSQEIAQMLRMNPNTVRSKRSRALQKMGCILK, from the coding sequence ATGAGATGTAATGCAGAGACATTTGCGCAGATGTATGAGGCGGTCTATCTGGATTTGTATCGGTTTGCGGTGTGCATGATGAGAGACCGGCAGGAGGCGGAGGATGCTGTCAGCGAAGCTGTGGTAGCCGCTTACGAGAATATCGGGAAGCTTCGGAGCAGGGACGCCTTTAAGAACTGGATATTCACAATCCTGGCTAATATCTGCAGGAAAAAATTAAAAAAAGCGTCCAGGAAGATGGAACAGTCCGGGGAGGCATTTACACTGTTTGCTTCCGAAGAGCCGGACTACAGCGAGATGATCGATGTCAGAAAGGCATTCTTTGTCTTGTCGGACGAAGAGCAGGAGATTGTGGGCCTGTCGGTATTCGCGGGCTATAACAGCCAGGAGATCGCACAGATGCTTCGCATGAACCCGAACACGGTGCGTTCCAAGCGAAGCCGTGCATTGCAGAAGATGGGGTGTATCTTGAAATGA